One stretch of Methanotorris formicicus Mc-S-70 DNA includes these proteins:
- a CDS encoding beta-propeller domain-containing protein, with product MKEIENDFEDYLERHWEDYEFTGIVKIDLKTFEVKSGKVSGHLLNNFAMDEFNNHLRVATTIGNWRFRNKMTNNIYL from the coding sequence ATGAAAGAAATAGAAAATGACTTTGAAGATTATTTAGAAAGACATTGGGAGGATTATGAATTTACTGGAATAGTTAAAATTGACTTAAAAACTTTTGAAGTTAAGAGTGGAAAGGTTAGCGGGCATCTCTTAAACAACTTCGCCATGGATGAATTTAACAACCATTTAAGAGTGGCAACAACAATTGGGAACTGGAGATTTAGAAATAAGATGACAAACAACATCTATCTTTAA
- a CDS encoding ABC transporter ATP-binding protein, whose product MEKVLEVKHLKKYFPIKGLFSTKGFVKAVDDISFDIYRGETFGLVGESGCGKTTTGRAILCLIEPSAGEILFKGKDVVKLKGNELKWFRRKAQIMFQDPYSSLNPRQTVFQIIMEPVRFHGIEVDNPEEFVINLLESVGLNESHLYRYPHEFSGGQRQRISLARILALKPEFIVLDEPTSALDVSVQANILNILKDLQKEYGFAYLFISHDLAVVKYMSHRMGVMYLGKLVELGSSESIFENPLHPYTQMLLSSIPVPNPEIAKELKAKRKIVKGEPPSPINPPSGCRFHPRCPYVKDICREKEPPMIEVEKNHYVACWLYAKY is encoded by the coding sequence ATGGAAAAAGTATTGGAAGTTAAACATCTGAAAAAATACTTTCCTATAAAGGGATTGTTCTCTACAAAAGGATTTGTTAAGGCAGTTGATGACATAAGCTTTGATATATATAGAGGAGAGACGTTTGGATTAGTTGGGGAGAGTGGTTGTGGTAAAACAACAACTGGAAGGGCAATTCTTTGTTTAATAGAGCCAAGTGCTGGGGAGATACTATTTAAAGGCAAAGATGTGGTGAAACTTAAAGGCAATGAGCTAAAATGGTTTAGAAGGAAAGCTCAAATAATGTTTCAAGACCCATACTCATCTCTAAACCCAAGACAGACGGTCTTTCAAATCATCATGGAGCCAGTTAGATTTCATGGTATTGAGGTAGACAATCCAGAAGAGTTTGTTATAAATCTATTGGAGAGTGTTGGTTTGAATGAGAGCCATCTTTATAGATATCCACATGAGTTCAGTGGAGGACAAAGGCAGAGGATTTCTTTGGCAAGGATTTTGGCATTAAAACCAGAGTTCATTGTGCTTGATGAACCAACGTCTGCGTTGGATGTTTCAGTTCAGGCAAATATCTTAAACATCCTCAAGGATTTACAGAAAGAGTATGGATTTGCATATCTCTTTATCTCACACGATTTGGCTGTTGTTAAGTATATGAGCCATAGAATGGGTGTTATGTATCTTGGAAAGCTCGTTGAGCTTGGTTCTTCAGAGAGTATCTTTGAAAATCCTCTCCACCCATACACCCAGATGCTCCTCTCCTCCATTCCAGTTCCAAACCCAGAAATTGCTAAAGAACTTAAAGCAAAACGTAAGATTGTTAAAGGAGAGCCACCAAGTCCAATTAATCCTCCAAGTGGTTGTAGGTTTCATCCAAGATGTCCTTATGTAAAAGACATCTGCAGAGAGAAAGAACCTCCAATGATTGAAGTTGAGAAAAACCACTACGTTGCTTGCTGGCTTTATGCTAAATATTAA
- a CDS encoding TOBE domain-containing protein has protein sequence MGDKMKVSMRNQLKGTVEEIKVGQVMAEVVVKIGDQKIISVITKDALNDLGIEVGDDVFVLIKSTSVALAVPNLLTKIERLESIPGTVPNLINPPSGCRFHQRCPYVKDICKQKIPELKEIENGHFVACHLY, from the coding sequence ATGGGTGATAAAATGAAAGTTAGTATGAGAAATCAATTAAAAGGAACTGTTGAAGAAATAAAAGTTGGTCAAGTAATGGCAGAGGTTGTAGTTAAGATAGGAGACCAAAAAATAATCTCTGTTATTACAAAAGATGCACTAAATGATTTAGGTATTGAAGTTGGAGATGATGTTTTTGTTTTAATAAAGTCAACATCTGTAGCATTGGCAGTTCCTAATTTACTGACAAAGATAGAACGTTTGGAATCAATTCCAGGGACTGTGCCTAATTTAATAAATCCTCCGAGTGGCTGTAGGTTTCATCAAAGATGTCCCTACGTAAAAGATATCTGCAAACAAAAGATACCAGAGCTAAAAGAGATTGAAAATGGACATTTTGTTGCTTGCCACCTTTACTAA
- a CDS encoding ATP-binding cassette domain-containing protein, which translates to MLKIENLKKKLAYFTLEIDNLEIRKKDYFVFLGLSGSGKTTLLEIIAGFRKPDSGRIILNGEDITNKPICERKIVMCHGKYLFPHLSVKDNIGYGIKDRKIREEKVREVSKSLGIEHLLNRKPETLSMGEQQRVALARALVVEPEIILLDEPLNSLDRLNHENLILELKRIYGDSDLTFIHVTHDFIEAIALAKRMAIIRNGRIEQYGDVEEILNKPKNEFVARFVGYKNFLKGKIKKEDDSYIFEGDLDIYLDGGYECGDATLAIRPEDIVLVGDGRGCRYHLRNNNVFEVEVVDVYQLSLSTVEAIVDVGGVYLTCELMKSKAYRMGLKKGMVVKASISSSVVIRK; encoded by the coding sequence ATGCTAAAAATAGAAAATTTAAAGAAGAAACTTGCCTACTTCACCCTTGAAATAGACAACCTTGAAATAAGGAAAAAAGATTATTTCGTATTCCTTGGTTTAAGTGGAAGCGGAAAAACAACACTCTTAGAAATAATAGCGGGATTTAGAAAGCCAGATAGCGGAAGAATAATCTTAAATGGAGAAGATATAACAAACAAGCCCATATGTGAGAGAAAAATTGTCATGTGTCATGGAAAATATCTCTTCCCACATTTGAGTGTGAAGGACAATATTGGCTATGGTATTAAAGATAGAAAAATTAGAGAAGAAAAAGTTAGGGAGGTTAGTAAATCATTGGGTATAGAGCACCTCCTAAATAGAAAACCAGAGACGTTGAGCATGGGAGAACAGCAGAGGGTTGCATTAGCAAGGGCTTTAGTTGTAGAACCTGAAATTATTCTTCTTGATGAACCCTTAAATTCTTTGGATAGATTAAACCATGAAAATCTCATACTTGAACTTAAAAGAATTTATGGGGATTCAGATTTAACGTTTATACATGTAACGCATGATTTTATTGAGGCTATCGCTTTGGCAAAGAGGATGGCAATAATAAGAAATGGTAGGATAGAACAATATGGTGACGTTGAGGAAATACTAAACAAGCCAAAAAATGAATTTGTAGCAAGATTTGTTGGATACAAGAACTTTCTTAAAGGCAAAATTAAGAAAGAAGATGACTCATACATTTTTGAGGGAGATTTAGATATTTATCTTGATGGTGGGTATGAATGTGGGGATGCAACATTAGCCATAAGGCCGGAGGATATTGTATTGGTTGGTGATGGGAGAGGATGTCGTTATCACCTTAGAAACAATAACGTCTTTGAGGTAGAGGTTGTCGATGTTTATCAACTAAGTTTATCAACAGTTGAGGCAATCGTTGATGTTGGTGGTGTATATTTAACCTGTGAGTTGATGAAATCTAAGGCATATAGAATGGGATTAAAAAAAGGAATGGTCGTGAAGGCATCTATATCATCTTCTGTTGTAATTAGGAAGTAA
- a CDS encoding Rossmann-like domain-containing protein: MVNVREMLKNLVEENNLLNEVVEIKISDTKLETSRIKDYPLMSGKEILLRANFKGCGGDAFTDEPVEFEGTVKEVIENGNNPAVVATLNAIMRYLGLIDRTIHCSGDEPEKCAKELAKMLKNENIKKIGIIGFQPAFVKEIVSQFGAENVIVSDLNPENVGKIKYGAKIIHGEYNEELIKNSDVVLATGSTIANGTFEEIWELAKKYNKRIIFYGTTIAGMAKILGVERFCMLGR; the protein is encoded by the coding sequence ATGGTGAATGTTAGGGAGATGCTAAAAAACCTTGTAGAGGAGAATAACCTTCTAAATGAGGTAGTTGAGATTAAAATATCAGACACAAAACTTGAAACATCAAGAATAAAGGATTATCCTTTAATGAGTGGGAAGGAGATTTTGTTAAGGGCTAATTTTAAAGGATGTGGAGGAGATGCGTTTACAGATGAACCTGTGGAATTTGAAGGAACTGTTAAAGAAGTTATTGAGAATGGAAACAATCCTGCAGTTGTTGCAACATTAAATGCAATAATGAGATACTTGGGTTTGATTGATAGAACAATACATTGTAGTGGAGATGAGCCAGAGAAATGTGCAAAAGAACTTGCCAAGATGTTAAAAAATGAAAACATTAAAAAAATCGGAATTATTGGTTTTCAGCCAGCATTTGTTAAAGAAATTGTTAGTCAGTTTGGAGCAGAGAACGTTATAGTCAGCGATTTAAATCCAGAGAATGTCGGAAAAATAAAATATGGGGCTAAAATTATCCATGGGGAATATAATGAAGAGCTAATAAAAAATTCAGATGTAGTTTTAGCTACTGGCTCAACAATAGCAAATGGGACATTTGAAGAAATTTGGGAGTTGGCTAAAAAATATAACAAAAGAATTATCTTCTATGGAACAACAATTGCTGGAATGGCTAAAATATTAGGAGTTGAGAGATTCTGCATGTTAGGTAGATAA
- a CDS encoding ABC transporter permease, with amino-acid sequence MNQKSLKYVSLTTLMLFLFIILSVIVSILGKISIETLLNAIQSEEVRFAILLSIKCSFIAIFLALIVGVPSAYALARYNFRGKEIIDSLINLPVLLPPLVSGFGLLIFFGNTTIGKFITENIVNIIFTQNGIIIAQFFIATPFIIRTTRAVFEGIDVKYEYIAQSLGSTKLESFLKITLPLAKSGIIAGTILGWARAIGEFGATLMLAGATKMKTETLPIAVFLNVSIGNIELALAIATIHIAIAVLVISLIKFVVNLEGGKYGEC; translated from the coding sequence ATGAATCAGAAAAGTTTAAAATATGTATCACTCACTACATTGATGCTTTTTCTATTTATTATTCTTTCTGTGATAGTTTCCATACTTGGAAAGATTTCAATAGAAACTCTACTTAACGCAATTCAATCAGAGGAGGTTAGATTTGCCATATTATTGAGTATCAAATGCTCATTCATTGCAATATTTCTTGCACTTATCGTAGGTGTTCCATCAGCGTATGCACTTGCAAGATATAACTTCAGAGGTAAGGAAATTATAGACAGTTTGATAAATTTACCCGTTCTATTGCCTCCTCTCGTATCTGGTTTTGGATTACTCATATTCTTTGGAAATACAACCATTGGAAAGTTTATAACAGAAAACATTGTTAATATAATCTTTACGCAAAATGGGATTATAATTGCTCAGTTCTTTATAGCAACACCATTTATCATTAGAACAACAAGGGCAGTATTTGAGGGCATAGATGTAAAATATGAATATATAGCACAAAGTCTGGGCTCTACCAAATTAGAGAGTTTCTTAAAAATAACACTCCCTCTTGCAAAGAGTGGTATTATTGCTGGAACAATCCTTGGATGGGCAAGGGCTATTGGAGAGTTTGGAGCAACATTGATGCTTGCTGGAGCAACAAAAATGAAAACAGAAACATTACCAATTGCGGTATTTTTAAATGTTTCTATTGGAAATATAGAACTTGCACTTGCAATTGCAACAATCCATATAGCAATTGCTGTATTGGTTATATCCTTAATAAAATTTGTAGTAAATTTGGAGGGTGGAAAATATGGTGAATGTTAG
- the modA gene encoding molybdate ABC transporter substrate-binding protein, producing MDKKIAIFGLLIVGIVLASGCMQKSETKEEVIHAYVGAGMQKPMDEIGKMFEKKYGIKVEYDYAGSGYLYSKILASNEGDIFMPGAHFYLKELEKRGYILEYKNFTKHIPVIVVQKGNPKNITCLEDLGKPGVKVALGDENIAIGKTFKKILKKAEKYNPGISEKINKNVVVKGATVKQVLLYAIEGQADAAVIWRADAVENKDKVDIIPINPKYNVIKTVPIAILKTTKNKENAERFYNFVLTEGKDVFKKYGFEVIE from the coding sequence ATGGATAAAAAAATAGCGATATTTGGATTGTTGATTGTAGGAATAGTTTTGGCGTCTGGATGTATGCAAAAATCTGAAACAAAAGAAGAGGTAATACACGCCTATGTTGGGGCTGGAATGCAAAAGCCCATGGATGAAATTGGAAAGATGTTTGAAAAAAAATATGGAATAAAAGTTGAATACGACTACGCTGGAAGTGGTTATCTCTATTCAAAAATTTTAGCATCAAATGAAGGAGATATATTCATGCCAGGAGCACATTTTTACCTCAAAGAACTTGAGAAAAGAGGTTATATATTAGAATACAAAAACTTTACCAAACATATTCCAGTTATTGTAGTTCAAAAAGGAAATCCAAAGAATATAACTTGCCTTGAGGATTTGGGAAAACCTGGGGTTAAAGTTGCCTTGGGTGATGAGAATATAGCAATTGGTAAGACATTTAAAAAGATTCTTAAAAAGGCAGAGAAATACAATCCTGGAATTTCAGAAAAAATAAATAAAAATGTTGTTGTTAAGGGAGCAACTGTAAAGCAAGTTTTGTTGTATGCTATTGAAGGACAGGCAGATGCTGCAGTGATTTGGAGGGCTGATGCAGTTGAAAACAAAGATAAAGTCGATATCATCCCAATAAATCCAAAATATAATGTTATAAAAACAGTTCCAATTGCCATACTAAAAACCACAAAAAATAAAGAAAATGCAGAGAGGTTTTACAACTTCGTTTTAACTGAGGGGAAAGATGTGTTTAAAAAATATGGATTTGAGGTGATTGAGTGA